A window of Psychroflexus sp. ALD_RP9 contains these coding sequences:
- a CDS encoding SdrD B-like domain-containing protein has translation MKVKSLILTLMLIYFSMPASNAQVVNDQAINFIDLVLEPMAETGQLTGRVYADTNGNGTQDAGEPGIENVDVLIINSNNNGQTVQTDPNGDWVADVIAGSALVFIDTTDLPAGFFQTEGVDPSAATVVANTVVDTGKDGYAFVGQISGSLYNDLNGSGFQNAGEPNLPNVDVIIEDQFGNIQIVETDVNGEWSAQVVGGDVTVTIDVTDPDFPECAFQTEGTNPTTSTIIVNTTISEIDGFFESSEVFGVVYNDANGNGTQDAGEAGIPGADVLVTFSSGFQTTLITDANGEYDVRVPQGSTTIEVVETDADFPTGAVQTEGTNPTTFDAVCGETYNEIDGFQELGTLEGHVYLDVNGSSFQNAGEPDLPNVDVIIEDAFGNIQTVETDANGDWSVVLPAGTAISTIDVTDPDFPECAFQTEGTNPTTSTIIVNTTISEIDGFFESSEVFGVVYNDANGNGTQDAGEAGIPGSDVLVTFSSGFQTTLITDANGEYDVRVPQGSTTIEVVETDADFPTGAVQTEGTNPTTFDAVCGETYNEIDGFQELGTLEGHVYLDVNGSSFQNAGEPDLPNVDVIIEDAFGNIQTVETDANGDWSVVLPAGTAISTIDVTDPDFPECAFQTEGTNPTTSTIIVNTTISEIDGFFESSEVFGVVYNDANGNGTQDAGEAGIPGSDVLVTFSSGFQTTLITDANGEYDVRVPQGSTTIEVVETDADFPTGAVQTEGTNPTTFDAVCGETYNEIDGFIVPDDEVGILTGHLYEDSNGNGTQDTGEPDLANIDVEITDVNGDVSIVETDTNGDWSIELPIGPAISDIDQSDLDFPLSAIQTEGTDPTTTNVLANLSVLSDNDGFFINTNPSIVFGHLYLDANGSGFQNATELDLPNVDVIVTDTFGNITVVETDANGDYVIELPPGNVILEIDVTDPDFPECAFQTEGTNPTTLNLAPDQTITDINGFFESAEVFGVVYNDDNGNGIQDAAESGIPGVDVLVTFSSGFQTTLITDANGEYDVRVTQGSTTIEIVEADPDFPSGAIQLEGTNPTTFDAVCGETYNEIDGFIVPDDEVGFLTGHLYEDSNGNGAQDAGEPDLANVDVEITDINGDISIVTTDVNGDWSIELPIGDAISDIDEADPDFPALAIQTAGTDPTTTTVLQDQTILSDEDGFFVPDETVTAEVNGHLYEDTNGNGTQDAGEPDLANIDVEITDDFGNQQTVTTDASGNWLATVTAGNIISDIDETDVDFPTGFTQTEGTDPTITFAPPAINTFTENDGFTDPTVLELGILTGHLYEDSNGNGAQDAGEPDLANVDVEITDINGDISIVTTDVNGDWSIELPIGDAISDIDEADPDFPALAIQTAGTDPTTTTVLQDQTILSDEDGFFVPDETVTAEVNGHLYEDTNGNGTQDAGEPDLANIDVEITDDFGNQQTVTTDASGNWLATVTAGNIISDIDETDVDFPTGFTQTEGTDPTITFAPPAINTFTENDGFTFEEIDDGLIIYNAVSADGNGKNDFFKIQGIENFPQNSVQIFNRQGNEVYNSNGYNNTSIRFEGKSEGSITIQKGDLLPSGIYFYILQYVNNQGATKKQTGYLYLNN, from the coding sequence ATGAAAGTTAAATCACTGATTTTAACATTGATGCTGATTTATTTTTCGATGCCTGCATCTAATGCGCAGGTTGTTAACGATCAGGCCATAAACTTTATCGATTTGGTTTTAGAACCGATGGCTGAAACAGGTCAGCTAACAGGTCGTGTTTATGCTGATACAAATGGAAATGGAACCCAAGATGCTGGCGAGCCCGGAATAGAAAATGTTGATGTCTTAATCATTAATTCTAACAATAACGGGCAAACGGTACAAACAGATCCTAACGGTGATTGGGTTGCTGATGTTATTGCCGGATCGGCACTCGTGTTTATTGATACAACAGATTTACCAGCAGGTTTTTTTCAAACTGAAGGTGTAGACCCGAGTGCAGCTACGGTCGTAGCGAACACAGTTGTTGACACTGGAAAAGATGGTTATGCATTTGTCGGGCAAATTTCAGGCTCTTTATATAATGATTTAAACGGTAGTGGTTTTCAGAATGCAGGTGAGCCTAACCTGCCAAATGTAGATGTAATTATAGAAGATCAATTTGGGAATATTCAAATTGTTGAAACAGATGTTAATGGAGAGTGGTCTGCCCAAGTTGTTGGAGGCGATGTAACTGTTACAATAGATGTTACTGATCCTGACTTTCCAGAATGTGCATTTCAAACAGAAGGGACCAATCCAACAACATCAACAATCATAGTAAATACAACAATTTCAGAGATAGATGGTTTCTTTGAGTCATCAGAGGTATTTGGTGTAGTTTATAATGATGCTAATGGTAATGGTACACAAGATGCTGGTGAAGCTGGTATTCCTGGCGCAGATGTGTTGGTGACCTTTTCATCTGGATTTCAAACGACATTAATCACTGATGCCAATGGTGAATATGATGTACGCGTTCCACAAGGCAGCACAACGATAGAAGTGGTGGAGACTGATGCTGATTTTCCGACAGGAGCAGTACAAACCGAAGGTACCAATCCGACTACATTTGATGCCGTTTGTGGTGAGACATACAATGAAATTGATGGTTTTCAAGAGCTTGGCACCTTAGAAGGACATGTTTATCTTGATGTAAACGGAAGTAGTTTTCAGAACGCAGGCGAACCTGATTTGCCTAATGTAGATGTAATTATTGAAGATGCCTTTGGTAACATTCAAACAGTTGAAACCGATGCCAATGGAGATTGGAGTGTTGTTTTGCCAGCTGGTACAGCAATTTCAACAATAGATGTGACTGACCCTGATTTTCCAGAATGTGCATTTCAAACAGAAGGGACCAATCCAACAACATCAACAATCATAGTAAATACAACAATTTCAGAGATAGATGGTTTCTTTGAGTCATCTGAGGTATTTGGTGTAGTTTATAATGATGCTAATGGTAATGGTACACAAGATGCTGGTGAAGCTGGTATTCCTGGCTCAGATGTGTTGGTGACCTTTTCATCTGGATTTCAAACGACATTAATCACTGATGCCAATGGTGAATATGATGTACGCGTTCCACAAGGCAGCACAACGATAGAAGTGGTGGAGACTGATGCTGATTTTCCGACAGGAGCAGTACAAACCGAAGGTACCAATCCGACTACATTTGATGCCGTTTGTGGTGAGACATACAATGAAATTGATGGTTTTCAAGAGCTTGGCACCTTAGAAGGACATGTTTATCTTGATGTAAACGGAAGTAGTTTTCAGAACGCAGGCGAACCTGATTTGCCTAATGTAGATGTAATTATTGAAGATGCCTTTGGTAACATTCAAACAGTTGAAACCGATGCCAATGGAGATTGGAGTGTTGTTTTGCCAGCTGGTACAGCAATTTCAACAATAGATGTGACTGACCCTGATTTTCCAGAATGTGCATTTCAAACAGAAGGGACCAATCCAACAACATCAACAATCATAGTAAATACAACAATTTCAGAGATAGATGGTTTCTTTGAGTCATCTGAGGTATTTGGTGTAGTTTATAATGATGCTAATGGTAATGGTACACAAGATGCTGGTGAAGCTGGTATTCCTGGCTCAGATGTGTTGGTGACCTTTTCATCTGGATTTCAAACGACATTAATCACTGATGCCAATGGTGAATATGATGTACGCGTTCCACAAGGCAGCACAACGATAGAAGTGGTGGAGACTGATGCTGATTTTCCGACAGGAGCAGTACAAACCGAAGGTACCAATCCGACTACATTTGATGCCGTTTGTGGTGAGACATACAATGAAATTGATGGTTTTATAGTTCCTGATGATGAAGTTGGTATTTTAACTGGTCATTTATATGAAGATTCGAATGGAAATGGCACTCAAGACACGGGTGAACCAGACTTAGCTAATATAGATGTTGAAATTACCGATGTTAATGGCGATGTTTCAATTGTAGAGACAGATACTAATGGAGATTGGAGTATCGAACTACCAATTGGTCCTGCAATTTCTGATATTGATCAATCTGACCTTGATTTTCCTCTTAGTGCCATTCAAACTGAAGGTACAGACCCAACAACGACTAATGTTCTAGCCAATCTAAGTGTTTTATCTGATAATGACGGTTTTTTTATAAATACAAATCCATCAATCGTATTTGGTCACTTATATTTAGATGCCAATGGTAGTGGATTTCAAAATGCAACGGAATTAGATTTACCAAATGTAGATGTCATCGTAACCGATACTTTTGGAAATATTACTGTTGTCGAAACTGATGCTAATGGTGATTATGTGATTGAATTACCGCCAGGAAATGTGATACTTGAAATTGACGTAACTGATCCTGATTTTCCTGAATGTGCATTTCAAACTGAAGGGACAAATCCGACAACCTTAAACTTAGCACCAGATCAAACTATTACCGATATAAATGGTTTTTTTGAATCTGCAGAAGTATTTGGTGTAGTTTATAATGACGACAACGGTAATGGTATACAAGATGCTGCCGAATCTGGAATTCCTGGTGTAGATGTGTTGGTGACCTTTTCGTCTGGTTTTCAAACCACTTTAATCACTGATGCCAATGGAGAATATGATGTGCGCGTGACACAAGGCAGTACTACAATAGAAATTGTAGAAGCTGACCCTGATTTCCCTAGTGGCGCAATTCAATTAGAAGGCACTAATCCAACTACATTTGATGCGGTTTGTGGCGAGACTTATAACGAAATTGATGGGTTTATAGTTCCTGATGATGAAGTTGGTTTTTTAACTGGTCATTTATATGAAGATTCCAATGGTAATGGCGCTCAAGATGCCGGTGAACCAGACTTAGCTAATGTTGATGTAGAAATCACAGATATTAATGGTGATATTTCAATTGTTACGACAGATGTTAATGGCGATTGGAGTATTGAATTGCCTATAGGTGATGCGATTTCAGATATAGATGAAGCCGATCCTGATTTTCCAGCACTAGCGATACAAACAGCAGGGACAGACCCAACCACAACAACAGTTTTACAAGATCAGACTATTTTATCAGATGAAGATGGTTTTTTTGTGCCTGATGAAACAGTGACAGCTGAAGTAAACGGTCATTTATATGAAGACACCAATGGAAATGGCACTCAAGATGCTGGTGAACCTGATTTAGCCAATATCGATGTAGAAATCACCGATGATTTTGGTAATCAGCAAACTGTAACAACCGATGCATCAGGCAATTGGTTAGCAACGGTTACAGCAGGAAATATTATTTCAGACATAGATGAAACAGATGTGGACTTCCCTACAGGCTTTACCCAAACAGAAGGGACAGACCCTACCATAACATTTGCACCGCCAGCGATAAATACATTTACAGAGAACGATGGTTTTACCGATCCAACAGTCCTAGAATTAGGTATTTTAACTGGTCATTTATATGAAGATTCCAATGGTAATGGCGCTCAAGATGCCGGTGAACCAGACTTAGCTAATGTTGATGTAGAAATCACAGATATTAATGGTGATATTTCAATTGTTACGACAGATGTTAATGGCGATTGGAGTATTGAATTGCCTATAGGTGATGCGATTTCAGATATAGATGAAGCCGATCCTGATTTTCCAGCACTAGCGATACAAACAGCAGGGACAGACCCAACCACAACAACAGTTTTACAAGATCAGACTATTTTATCAGATGAAGATGGTTTTTTTGTGCCTGATGAAACAGTGACAGCTGAAGTAAACGGTCATTTATATGAAGACACCAATGGAAATGGCACTCAAGATGCTGGTGAACCTGATTTAGCCAATATCGATGTAGAAATCACCGATGATTTTGGTAATCAGCAAACTGTAACAACCGATGCATCAGGCAATTGGTTAGCAACGGTTACAGCAGGAAATATTATTTCAGACATAGATGAAACAGATGTGGACTTCCCTACAGGCTTTACCCAAACAGAAGGGACAGACCCTACCATAACATTTGCACCGCCAGCGATAAATACATTTACAGAGAACGATGGTTTTACCTTTGAAGAAATTGATGATGGTTTAATCATCTACAATGCGGTATCTGCTGATGGAAATGGTAAAAATGATTTCTTTAAAATTCAAGGAATAGAGAATTTTCCACAAAATTCGGTTCAAATTTTTAACCGTCAAGGTAATGAGGTTTATAATTCTAACGGATACAATAATACTTCAATTCGATTTGAAGGTAAAAGTGAAGGATCTATTACAATACAAAAGGGTGATTTGCTACCTTCAGGAATTTATTTTTATATTTTACAGTATGTTAATAACCAAGGCGCTACAAAGAAGCAAACAGGTTACTTATACTTAAATAATTAA
- a CDS encoding peptide chain release factor 3, whose translation MKFIEEISRRRTFGIISHPDAGKTTLTEKLLLFGGAIQEAGAVKSNKIKKGATSDFMEIERQRGISVATSVLGFDYKNNKINILDTPGHKDFAEDTYRTLTAVDSVIVVIDVAKGVEEQTEKLVEVCRMRNIPMLVFINKLDREGKDAFELLDEIEQKLNLTVTPLSFPIGMGYDFKGIYNIYEQNVNLFTGDPKKDIEDTIEIKDLNTNQIDQLIGSDSANQLREELELAQGVYPEFNQNDYVNGKLQPVFFGSALHNFGVRELLDCFVDIAPPPRPKTSEEREVKPTEDKFTGFVFKIHANMDPKHRDRLAFVKIVSGKFERNKPYLHVRLGKKLKFSSPNAFFAEKKAIVDEMFPGDIVGLHDTGNFKIGDTLTEGEQIHYKGIPSFSPEHFRYINNADPMKSKQLNKGIEQLMDEGVAQLFTLEMNNRKIIGTVGALQYEVIQYRLEHEYGAKCSYENINVHKACWVETEDEKSEEFQEFKRVKSKYLAHDKQGQLVFLADSAFSLQMTEQKYPSIKFHITSEF comes from the coding sequence ATGAAATTTATTGAAGAAATTAGCAGAAGAAGAACATTTGGAATTATTTCTCATCCAGATGCAGGTAAAACAACTTTAACCGAAAAGCTACTATTATTTGGAGGTGCTATTCAAGAAGCTGGCGCTGTAAAATCTAATAAAATTAAAAAAGGAGCAACAAGTGACTTTATGGAAATTGAACGCCAAAGAGGAATTTCGGTGGCGACTTCCGTTTTAGGATTTGATTATAAAAACAATAAAATCAACATCTTAGATACACCAGGTCACAAAGATTTTGCTGAAGACACTTACCGAACTTTAACTGCTGTAGATAGCGTTATTGTTGTCATAGATGTTGCAAAAGGTGTTGAAGAACAAACCGAAAAATTGGTTGAAGTTTGCCGCATGCGTAATATTCCGATGCTTGTATTTATCAATAAACTTGACCGTGAAGGTAAAGACGCTTTCGAACTACTCGATGAAATAGAACAAAAACTCAATTTAACAGTTACACCCTTAAGCTTCCCTATTGGAATGGGTTACGATTTTAAAGGTATTTACAATATCTACGAACAAAATGTCAATTTATTTACTGGAGACCCTAAAAAAGATATTGAAGACACTATTGAAATTAAAGACCTCAACACCAACCAAATAGACCAACTGATTGGTAGTGATTCTGCCAATCAATTACGCGAAGAACTTGAATTAGCTCAAGGCGTGTATCCTGAGTTTAATCAAAATGACTATGTAAATGGCAAGCTCCAGCCCGTATTTTTTGGTTCTGCATTGCATAATTTTGGAGTTCGTGAATTACTTGATTGTTTTGTAGACATTGCTCCTCCACCAAGACCAAAAACAAGCGAAGAACGCGAGGTTAAACCTACTGAAGATAAGTTTACTGGTTTTGTATTTAAAATTCATGCTAATATGGATCCCAAACACCGTGACAGACTTGCCTTTGTTAAAATAGTTTCCGGAAAGTTCGAACGTAATAAACCTTATCTTCATGTTAGACTAGGCAAAAAATTAAAGTTTTCAAGTCCAAATGCCTTTTTTGCTGAGAAAAAAGCCATTGTCGACGAAATGTTCCCTGGCGATATTGTAGGCTTGCACGATACTGGTAATTTTAAAATTGGAGACACACTAACTGAAGGTGAACAAATACATTACAAAGGTATTCCAAGTTTTTCACCTGAGCATTTTCGATACATCAACAATGCAGACCCGATGAAATCTAAACAGCTCAACAAAGGCATCGAGCAACTTATGGATGAAGGTGTCGCGCAGTTATTTACGCTAGAAATGAATAATCGAAAAATTATTGGGACAGTTGGCGCACTTCAATACGAAGTAATTCAATATCGACTAGAGCATGAGTATGGCGCCAAGTGTTCTTATGAAAACATCAACGTGCACAAAGCCTGTTGGGTTGAAACTGAAGATGAAAAAAGCGAAGAATTTCAAGAATTTAAACGTGTTAAATCAAAATATTTAGCCCACGACAAGCAAGGCCAATTGGTCTTTTTAGCAGATTCGGCTTTTTCTTTACAAATGACTGAGCAAAAATACCCGAGTATAAAATTTCACATCACATCTGAATTTTAA
- a CDS encoding PLP-dependent cysteine synthase family protein, whose translation MNYANNIIETIGNTPLVKMNSIVDEIDALVLAKYETFNPGNSVKDRMALQMIEDAESDGRLKPGGTIIEGTSGNTGMGLALVAIVKGYKVICVLSDKQSKEKMDILRAVGCEVHVCPTDVAPDDPRSYYSTSARLAEETPNSWYVNQYDNPSNCKAHYLTTGPEIWKQTDGKVTHFVVGVGTGGTISGVGSYLKLQNPNVKVWGIDTYGSVFKKYHETGIFDENEIYSYVTEGIGEDILPKNVRFEVIDGFTKVTDKDAAVYTQKLAKEEGMFLGNSAGAAVKGLLQLKEHFKKDDVVVVLFHDHGSRYVGKMYNDDWMKKMGYLD comes from the coding sequence ATGAATTACGCAAATAATATTATTGAAACAATTGGTAACACACCATTGGTTAAAATGAATTCTATTGTAGATGAAATTGATGCTTTGGTGTTAGCTAAATACGAAACTTTTAATCCAGGAAATTCAGTTAAAGACCGTATGGCTTTGCAGATGATTGAAGATGCAGAGTCTGATGGACGCTTAAAGCCTGGCGGAACAATTATAGAAGGTACCTCTGGTAATACCGGCATGGGTTTAGCTTTGGTTGCTATTGTAAAAGGTTATAAAGTTATTTGTGTATTAAGTGATAAACAAAGTAAAGAGAAAATGGATATTTTACGAGCCGTTGGTTGTGAAGTACACGTTTGCCCAACTGATGTAGCACCTGACGATCCACGTTCTTATTATTCAACTTCTGCGCGCCTAGCCGAAGAAACGCCAAATTCATGGTATGTTAACCAATACGATAACCCATCTAATTGTAAAGCGCATTACCTAACAACAGGTCCAGAAATTTGGAAACAAACCGATGGTAAAGTAACTCATTTTGTGGTTGGCGTTGGTACAGGTGGTACCATTTCTGGCGTTGGAAGTTATTTAAAACTACAAAACCCAAATGTGAAGGTTTGGGGAATAGATACTTATGGTTCTGTCTTTAAAAAATATCATGAAACAGGTATTTTTGATGAAAATGAAATCTATTCTTATGTAACTGAAGGTATTGGTGAAGATATTTTGCCTAAAAATGTACGTTTTGAAGTTATTGATGGCTTTACTAAAGTGACTGATAAAGATGCTGCTGTATACACGCAAAAATTAGCTAAAGAAGAAGGTATGTTTTTAGGAAATTCTGCCGGTGCAGCTGTTAAAGGCTTATTACAACTAAAAGAGCATTTCAAAAAAGACGATGTGGTGGTGGTTTTATTTCATGACCATGGCAGTCGTTATGTTGGTAAAATGTATAATGATGACTGGATGAAGAAAATGGGATACCTTGATTAG
- a CDS encoding ABC transporter permease produces the protein MNFPYFVSKRLQIKSDYKSSVSGPIIKIAITAIALGIIVMLIAFGTSLGLQTKIREKIAAFNGHVVITSFTSNVSKENLTPIDRRQNFYPEFNEVPEVSHIQATATKWGIIRTETDFEGVVLKGVDSLFNLDGFEDFIIEGHFPNLKSNRASDEIMISEHLAHRLQLKVSDRLVMYFMRQDSSKQLPRPVGFEIVGLYNSGFQDFDKTYVIGDLRQIQRLNNWEDYQIGQFEVFIDDFSNIDKVAVKIYESIGSFLNAKSIKAMYPSIFEWLKLFDINTLIILIIMVLVAGINMITALLVLILERRQMIGVFKAIGASNWTIRKVFLYNAVFIMLKGLVIGNIIGIGLLLLQQHFQLMPLDASSYYVTNVPVKLKLSYILGVNLGTLFLCLLMLILPTYIVAKISPVKALKFD, from the coding sequence TTGAATTTTCCTTATTTTGTTTCGAAACGTCTTCAAATTAAAAGCGACTATAAAAGTAGTGTTTCAGGACCAATTATTAAAATTGCGATTACGGCAATTGCCCTTGGTATTATTGTGATGCTAATTGCTTTTGGTACAAGTTTAGGCTTACAAACAAAAATTCGTGAAAAAATTGCGGCCTTTAATGGGCATGTCGTAATCACGAGTTTTACAAGCAATGTCTCTAAAGAAAATCTAACGCCAATAGATCGCCGACAAAATTTTTACCCTGAATTTAATGAAGTACCCGAAGTTTCCCATATACAAGCTACAGCAACAAAATGGGGAATTATAAGAACCGAAACTGACTTTGAAGGCGTTGTTTTAAAAGGTGTCGACTCATTATTTAATTTAGATGGGTTTGAAGATTTTATTATTGAAGGCCATTTTCCAAATTTGAAATCCAATAGAGCAAGTGATGAGATCATGATTTCTGAGCATTTGGCTCATCGTTTACAGTTGAAGGTCTCAGACCGCTTAGTGATGTATTTTATGCGCCAAGATAGTTCTAAACAATTACCAAGACCAGTCGGTTTCGAAATTGTAGGTCTATATAATTCAGGTTTTCAAGACTTCGATAAGACTTATGTAATCGGTGATTTAAGACAAATACAACGACTTAATAATTGGGAAGATTACCAAATTGGTCAGTTTGAAGTCTTTATAGATGACTTTTCGAACATAGACAAGGTGGCTGTTAAAATTTATGAATCAATCGGCTCTTTTTTAAACGCTAAATCAATTAAAGCCATGTATCCATCTATATTTGAATGGTTAAAGCTATTTGATATTAATACTTTAATTATACTCATTATCATGGTATTGGTTGCCGGTATAAACATGATTACAGCTTTACTTGTACTTATTTTAGAACGTCGCCAAATGATAGGCGTTTTTAAAGCTATCGGCGCAAGTAATTGGACGATTAGAAAGGTGTTTTTATATAATGCTGTTTTTATTATGCTTAAAGGTTTGGTGATCGGAAATATTATTGGCATTGGTTTACTATTGTTACAACAACATTTTCAATTAATGCCGCTTGATGCTAGCTCATATTATGTAACCAACGTGCCTGTTAAACTCAAGCTTTCATATATTTTAGGGGTTAATTTAGGAACTTTATTCTTGTGTTTGCTGATGTTGATTTTACCAACCTATATTGTTGCTAAAATTTCTCCTGTTAAAGCTTTGAAGTTTGATTAA
- a CDS encoding exo-beta-N-acetylmuramidase NamZ domain-containing protein — MQYRFKQLLKNTILFLVLTITSCQAQTSTKQSAQTPILGAEQIENYLPIIKGKNLAIVGNQTSVIPHKNGYTHLVDTLLSYNQNILKVFAPEHGFRGQADAGEKVNNSRDAKTGLPIISLYGHHKKPTPEDLADVDMVIFDIQDVGARFYTYISTLHYVMEACAEQAIPLLILDRPNPNGHYIDGPILEHQFKSFVGMHPVPVVHGLSIAEYAQMINGEGWLNNGIKAKLELVKLKHYNKAEIYEVPINPSPNLPNAKAINLYPSLCFFEGTTVNAGRGTNLQFQIYGSPFLKQETYTFNFTPQPNKGAKHPKHEAKLCFGENLSTSPQLAELNLKWLIKAYKNTKNQDDFFNSFFNKLAGNASLQEQIKAGKTADEIKQSWQKGLIEYQKKIEPYLLYQ, encoded by the coding sequence ATGCAATATCGTTTTAAACAGCTGCTCAAAAATACCATTTTATTTTTGGTCTTGACCATAACTTCTTGCCAAGCTCAAACTTCAACAAAACAATCAGCCCAAACACCGATTTTAGGCGCAGAACAAATTGAAAATTATTTACCGATTATTAAAGGTAAAAACTTGGCGATTGTTGGTAACCAAACCTCTGTTATTCCTCATAAAAACGGCTACACTCACCTCGTCGACACTTTACTTAGTTACAATCAAAATATCTTAAAAGTATTTGCACCCGAGCATGGTTTTAGAGGTCAGGCTGACGCTGGTGAAAAAGTTAATAACAGTCGAGATGCTAAAACTGGCTTACCCATTATTTCGTTATATGGTCATCATAAAAAACCAACGCCAGAAGACCTTGCTGATGTAGACATGGTTATTTTTGATATTCAGGATGTTGGAGCAAGGTTCTATACTTATATTTCTACCCTGCATTATGTTATGGAAGCTTGTGCTGAGCAAGCTATACCATTACTTATACTTGATCGCCCCAACCCAAATGGCCATTATATTGACGGCCCTATTTTAGAACATCAATTTAAAAGTTTTGTAGGTATGCATCCTGTGCCTGTAGTTCATGGCTTAAGCATTGCTGAATATGCACAAATGATTAATGGTGAAGGTTGGCTAAACAATGGCATTAAAGCTAAATTAGAGCTCGTTAAATTGAAGCATTACAACAAAGCTGAAATTTACGAAGTCCCTATTAATCCTTCACCTAATTTACCAAACGCAAAAGCTATTAATTTATATCCAAGCTTATGTTTTTTCGAAGGCACTACCGTTAATGCTGGCCGCGGTACCAATCTGCAATTTCAAATTTACGGATCGCCTTTTTTAAAACAAGAAACTTATACATTTAACTTTACACCACAACCCAACAAGGGCGCAAAACACCCAAAACACGAGGCTAAACTTTGCTTTGGTGAAAACTTAAGCACAAGCCCACAATTAGCTGAACTCAATTTAAAGTGGCTTATTAAAGCATACAAGAACACTAAAAATCAAGATGATTTTTTTAATTCCTTTTTTAACAAACTCGCTGGTAACGCAAGTTTACAAGAACAAATCAAGGCAGGTAAAACTGCCGATGAAATTAAACAATCTTGGCAAAAAGGTTTAATTGAATACCAAAAAAAGATTGAACCTTACTTGTTGTATCAATAA
- a CDS encoding OsmC family protein, producing the protein MKIQLNKQANSNVHFKAKNSLGHEIDLYNSTADNPQAASPMELILMSIAGCSSIDIVHILEKQQLTINDLQVEVEGHRKDTVPKVFESIDLLVKIEGDIPENKALRAVKLSFDSYCSVSKMLETSVEINYQVELNGQLIDA; encoded by the coding sequence ATGAAGATACAACTCAATAAACAAGCCAATTCAAACGTTCATTTTAAGGCCAAAAACAGCTTAGGACATGAAATAGATCTGTATAATTCTACAGCGGATAACCCACAAGCGGCTAGCCCAATGGAATTAATTTTGATGAGCATTGCTGGCTGTAGTAGTATAGATATAGTACATATTCTCGAAAAGCAGCAACTTACCATAAATGACTTACAAGTTGAAGTTGAAGGTCATAGAAAAGATACCGTACCAAAAGTGTTTGAAAGCATTGATTTACTGGTTAAAATTGAAGGCGATATTCCTGAAAATAAAGCCTTAAGAGCAGTTAAACTTTCATTTGATTCTTACTGTAGTGTCTCTAAAATGCTCGAGACAAGTGTTGAAATTAATTATCAAGTAGAATTGAATGGTCAATTAATAGACGCTTAG